The Gemmata palustris genome includes a region encoding these proteins:
- a CDS encoding DUF1559 domain-containing protein: protein MSKYHLKSPRGFTLIELLVVIAIIAILIGLLLPAVQKVREAAARMKCQNNLKQIGLGMHSYHSRMERFPAGFTSGAASTNSDGTGPGWGWAAVLLPDLEQDNLARTINYTLDIRDPANASARVRPLAVFLCPSDNPASPTFNAVDEGGTVLTTVAFANYVGVGGTFEVTAYPDTANGVLYRNSKVRAGDITDGLSNTLMVGERGSRRSPQTTWVGAVTGCANPPVNPTYDFEGPPTLCLTNTGEAVDGRVPNNPLDHVEDSNSNHTQGVNFLLCDGSVRVIQNTINPVTWERLGTRAGGEVVGDY from the coding sequence ATGTCCAAGTATCATCTGAAGTCGCCGCGCGGGTTCACCCTGATTGAACTGCTGGTCGTCATTGCCATCATTGCGATCCTCATCGGATTGCTGCTCCCGGCGGTGCAGAAGGTTCGCGAAGCCGCCGCCCGGATGAAGTGTCAGAACAACTTGAAGCAAATCGGCCTGGGAATGCACAGCTACCACTCGCGGATGGAGCGGTTCCCGGCGGGGTTCACCTCCGGTGCCGCTTCGACCAATAGTGACGGTACCGGGCCGGGTTGGGGGTGGGCTGCAGTGCTGCTTCCCGATCTGGAGCAAGACAACCTCGCTCGCACCATCAACTACACTCTGGACATCCGCGATCCCGCAAACGCATCAGCGCGCGTGCGGCCGCTCGCGGTGTTCCTGTGCCCGTCGGATAACCCGGCTTCGCCAACGTTCAATGCGGTGGACGAAGGCGGAACTGTGCTAACAACGGTCGCGTTCGCCAATTACGTCGGTGTGGGCGGCACGTTCGAGGTAACGGCCTACCCGGACACGGCTAACGGCGTGCTGTACCGCAACAGCAAGGTTCGTGCGGGCGACATCACCGATGGCCTGAGCAACACGCTCATGGTTGGTGAGCGCGGGAGCCGGCGATCGCCGCAAACGACGTGGGTGGGTGCTGTTACCGGTTGCGCGAACCCTCCGGTCAACCCGACCTACGATTTCGAGGGACCGCCGACGCTGTGCCTGACGAATACGGGTGAAGCGGTCGACGGGCGTGTTCCGAACAACCCGCTCGATCACGTCGAAGATTCCAACAGTAATCACACGCAGGGCGTCAACTTCCTGCTGTGTGACGGGTCCGTGCGTGTCATCCAGAACACCATCAACCCGGTAACCTGGGAGCGGCTCGGCACCCGCGCGGGCGGGGAAGTGGTCGGGGACTATTGA
- the csrA gene encoding carbon storage regulator CsrA codes for MLVLSRKKNESIVINNDIVITVVEIRGDKVRLGIEAPKDVPVHRQEVYEAIHGAKAPVVATKTDATDPPA; via the coding sequence ATGCTCGTGCTGTCCAGGAAAAAAAACGAGTCGATTGTAATCAACAACGACATCGTCATTACGGTGGTCGAGATCCGCGGGGATAAGGTGCGCCTCGGCATCGAAGCCCCGAAAGACGTGCCCGTTCACCGCCAGGAAGTGTACGAGGCGATCCACGGCGCAAAGGCCCCGGTAGTCGCGACGAAAACGGACGCCACCGACCCGCCCGCCTGA
- a CDS encoding CoA-binding protein, with translation MSRTVAVLGASPERRKFGNKSVRAHLTAGFTVYPVTPNVTEVEGLPAYPSVTEVPSGHIDRVTVYLPPAIGLKVLPAIAARAPGEVWFNPGADGPEVLAEARRLGLNVIAGCSIVDLGMSPRQFGDE, from the coding sequence ATGAGCCGCACCGTTGCGGTACTCGGGGCCAGCCCCGAGCGCCGAAAGTTTGGCAACAAGTCCGTTCGCGCGCACCTCACGGCCGGGTTCACGGTCTACCCCGTTACGCCGAACGTGACGGAAGTCGAAGGGCTCCCCGCGTACCCGTCCGTCACCGAAGTTCCCAGCGGACACATCGACCGCGTGACGGTGTACCTCCCGCCCGCGATCGGGTTGAAGGTGCTGCCGGCGATCGCGGCGCGTGCGCCGGGCGAGGTGTGGTTCAACCCCGGCGCGGACGGCCCCGAAGTGCTGGCCGAAGCGCGCCGATTGGGGCTGAACGTGATCGCGGGGTGCAGTATCGTTGATCTGGGCATGTCCCCGCGACAGTTCGGTGATGAGTGA
- a CDS encoding 3-keto-disaccharide hydrolase: MRSARLFRAAPLAVVALVLAPQFVRADDTEDFLKPENWEGHANLWKLDPKAKTVVGETSENLQYNTFFCSKKKYSDFELSCKVQLRDGVGNSGVQIRSEVFDGKLFKVKGPQVDVGKGYWGSLYGEGVGGMMKASSPDTIKKAVKESEFNDYLIIAKGTKITIKINGEAMVDQDFAKLPGKEAKDAPKDGIIAFQMHTGYPKMRVEFKDIKFTDLSTK; the protein is encoded by the coding sequence ATGCGTAGTGCCCGCCTCTTCCGCGCCGCGCCGCTCGCGGTCGTCGCGCTCGTCCTCGCGCCGCAATTCGTTCGCGCCGATGATACCGAAGATTTCCTCAAGCCGGAGAACTGGGAGGGGCACGCCAACCTCTGGAAGCTCGACCCGAAGGCCAAGACGGTTGTCGGCGAGACGTCCGAGAACCTGCAATACAACACGTTCTTCTGCTCGAAGAAGAAGTACAGCGACTTCGAGCTCTCGTGCAAGGTCCAGCTCCGCGACGGCGTTGGCAACAGCGGCGTGCAGATCCGCAGCGAAGTGTTCGATGGCAAACTGTTCAAAGTGAAGGGGCCGCAAGTGGACGTGGGTAAGGGGTACTGGGGCAGCCTTTACGGGGAAGGCGTCGGCGGGATGATGAAGGCGTCCAGCCCGGACACGATCAAGAAGGCCGTGAAGGAAAGCGAGTTTAACGACTACCTCATCATCGCGAAGGGTACCAAGATCACGATCAAGATCAACGGTGAAGCGATGGTTGACCAAGACTTCGCCAAGCTCCCGGGCAAGGAAGCGAAGGACGCGCCGAAGGACGGCATCATCGCGTTCCAAATGCACACCGGCTACCCGAAGATGCGCGTCGAGTTCAAGGACATCAAGTTCACGGACCTGTCGACGAAGTGA
- a CDS encoding MFS transporter, giving the protein MSSPPPGAAAGLSPVTRWLVVTVAAIGFLFDTYELLMFPVIGAQALSELLKVAPDSDAVRLWSGRMLWIAALAGGVFGLLGGILIDRLGRKTVMVGSILAYSLSPVAAAYSTELWQLILFRCTTFIGVCVELVAAVTWLAELFTDKRQREMVIGWTLACASLGGIFVTEVFNEIGSFMRSHPEGVSWLPVPPAAWRYTLLTGLIPGALILLLMPFVPESRVWKERKLSGTLKRPSFGELFSPALRKTTIVTTLLSACGYAAAFGALQLTPLQMTPGLPVLDPIKKEHGPAVKAATGKVKAADEKLAKAETESDKKAATEQKTAAEKDLRAAQKPITDEINATRGNIQRWQELGGLTGRILFAILLLYVASRVLIRIFLLPGVVLFPVAYLVLYQGDYTVFAAAIFLCGLVTIAQFSYVSEYLPKVFPVHLRGTGSGFATNVGGRMLGTMAATLNTELLAPMLSGEGNPAKVAKAAAIIGSAVYAIALVLSFMLPTPKEETPPAPPAPPA; this is encoded by the coding sequence GTGTCGTCCCCCCCTCCCGGCGCTGCCGCCGGTCTGTCGCCCGTTACCCGCTGGCTCGTGGTCACCGTCGCCGCCATCGGGTTCCTCTTCGATACCTACGAACTGCTCATGTTCCCGGTGATCGGGGCACAGGCACTTTCCGAACTGCTGAAGGTGGCGCCGGACAGTGACGCGGTGCGCCTGTGGTCGGGCCGGATGCTGTGGATCGCGGCGCTCGCCGGCGGCGTGTTCGGGTTGCTCGGCGGCATCCTCATCGACCGCCTCGGGCGCAAGACGGTGATGGTCGGGAGCATCCTCGCGTACTCGCTCTCGCCGGTCGCGGCCGCGTACAGTACCGAGCTGTGGCAACTGATTCTGTTCCGCTGCACCACGTTCATCGGCGTGTGCGTGGAACTGGTCGCGGCGGTCACTTGGCTGGCGGAACTGTTCACCGACAAGCGGCAGCGGGAAATGGTGATCGGGTGGACGCTCGCGTGCGCTTCGCTCGGCGGCATCTTCGTGACCGAAGTGTTCAACGAAATCGGTTCGTTCATGCGCTCGCACCCCGAGGGGGTGTCGTGGTTGCCGGTACCGCCGGCCGCGTGGCGGTACACGCTCCTGACGGGGCTGATCCCCGGCGCGCTGATTCTGCTCCTGATGCCGTTCGTCCCCGAGAGCCGCGTGTGGAAAGAGCGGAAACTGTCCGGCACGCTGAAGCGGCCGAGCTTCGGTGAACTGTTCTCGCCGGCGCTTCGCAAGACCACCATCGTGACGACCCTGCTCTCGGCCTGTGGGTACGCGGCCGCGTTCGGCGCGCTGCAACTCACACCGCTCCAGATGACGCCCGGCCTGCCCGTCCTCGATCCGATCAAGAAGGAACACGGCCCCGCGGTGAAGGCGGCGACCGGGAAAGTCAAAGCGGCCGACGAAAAGCTCGCCAAGGCCGAAACCGAGAGCGACAAGAAAGCCGCGACCGAACAAAAGACCGCGGCCGAAAAAGACCTCCGCGCCGCTCAGAAGCCGATCACCGACGAGATCAACGCGACGCGGGGGAACATTCAGCGGTGGCAGGAACTCGGCGGTTTGACCGGCCGCATCCTGTTCGCCATTCTGCTCCTGTACGTTGCAAGCCGCGTGCTGATCCGCATCTTCCTGCTGCCCGGAGTGGTGCTGTTCCCGGTCGCGTACCTCGTGCTGTACCAGGGCGATTACACAGTTTTCGCAGCGGCGATTTTCCTCTGCGGGCTCGTCACGATCGCGCAGTTCAGTTACGTGAGTGAGTACCTGCCCAAAGTGTTCCCGGTTCACCTGCGCGGCACCGGTAGCGGGTTCGCAACGAACGTGGGGGGCCGCATGCTCGGTACGATGGCCGCGACCCTGAACACGGAACTGCTGGCACCGATGCTCAGCGGTGAGGGGAACCCGGCGAAGGTGGCGAAGGCCGCCGCGATCATCGGTTCGGCCGTGTACGCGATCGCTCTGGTGCTGTCCTTCATGCTGCCCACGCCGAAGGAAGAAACCCCACCCGCTCCGCCTGCGCCTCCCGCGTAA
- a CDS encoding serine/threonine-protein kinase, whose product MSTLPEHPYQEGTKPANGPPAWTNADAVPARFGDFEIVSKLGQGSFGQVFLARQVSLERNVALKVIDGEPAGHNEGQLLAGLEHDHIVKVYSAFLDPPSGLSGLCLQYVPGADLGVLIRHIYEGGRVPESGRALLKALDQLRRGDPGFDPAALRDREALAADDFPQAVCRLGGRMAEALAFAHAHGILHCDIKPGNILLTPYGRPMLADFNVAFDRKRHRSEDTRYGGTLAYMAPEYRAVMLNLPGGKADEQCDIYSLGVVLYELATGTRPTRTSDSSETRETVVPGTVPARAPLPNVRPSPDALDRVPRELAAVICRAIDPEPVNRYQTGTELANALASAGQLLTARRALPAPSPLGRWATANPIRALAVAGIFPHVVASVVQIGYNTVKIQLVGHQEFVFLCLVIAYNLFAYPVLGGTALYLFRQVKHRLPKVPAMPGPELDTFRGRVCQLCWRAAALGAIGWLPGGLIFPLVIDLFAGPISWQTYAHYVISFTLGGLIGVVFSYLSIAYVVLRALLPQLGNPDTYTPAKAWDEIRPLTTPFGAMVMLASGVPLVGAVLLLTLADTAFTFGFRVLVAGLIGAGVAGVGLAERIVRRLRQLAAVWQKDVEVR is encoded by the coding sequence ATGAGTACGCTACCCGAACACCCCTACCAGGAGGGGACGAAGCCGGCCAACGGACCGCCCGCGTGGACCAACGCGGACGCGGTCCCGGCGCGCTTCGGCGATTTCGAGATCGTCTCCAAACTCGGCCAGGGCTCCTTCGGGCAAGTCTTCCTCGCGCGCCAAGTGTCGCTCGAACGCAACGTTGCGCTGAAAGTAATTGATGGCGAACCGGCCGGGCACAACGAGGGCCAGTTGCTCGCGGGCCTGGAACACGATCACATCGTGAAGGTGTACTCCGCGTTCCTGGACCCCCCGAGCGGGCTGAGCGGGCTGTGCCTCCAGTACGTGCCCGGCGCGGACCTCGGGGTGCTCATTCGCCACATCTACGAGGGCGGGCGCGTCCCGGAATCGGGGCGGGCGCTGCTCAAGGCGCTCGACCAGTTGCGCCGCGGAGATCCGGGCTTCGACCCGGCCGCGCTCCGGGACCGCGAAGCGCTCGCGGCCGACGATTTCCCGCAAGCGGTGTGTCGGCTCGGGGGCCGGATGGCCGAAGCGCTCGCGTTCGCCCACGCGCACGGCATCCTGCACTGCGACATCAAGCCCGGGAACATTCTGCTCACGCCCTACGGCCGACCGATGCTCGCCGACTTCAACGTGGCGTTCGATCGCAAGCGGCACCGCTCCGAGGACACGCGATACGGGGGTACGCTCGCGTACATGGCCCCCGAGTACCGCGCCGTGATGCTCAACCTGCCCGGTGGGAAGGCCGACGAGCAGTGCGACATCTATTCGCTCGGCGTGGTGCTGTACGAACTCGCGACGGGCACGCGCCCGACCCGGACGAGCGATTCGTCCGAGACGCGGGAAACGGTGGTCCCGGGCACCGTGCCCGCGCGTGCGCCCCTGCCCAACGTGCGCCCGTCACCCGATGCACTGGACCGCGTGCCGCGTGAACTGGCCGCGGTGATTTGCCGCGCGATCGACCCCGAGCCGGTCAACCGGTACCAGACCGGCACGGAACTCGCGAACGCACTGGCGAGCGCGGGGCAGTTATTGACGGCCCGCCGCGCGCTCCCCGCGCCGTCGCCCCTCGGCCGCTGGGCGACCGCGAACCCGATTCGCGCGCTCGCGGTGGCCGGCATCTTCCCGCACGTCGTCGCGTCCGTCGTGCAGATCGGCTACAACACGGTCAAAATCCAACTGGTCGGGCACCAAGAATTTGTCTTCCTGTGCCTCGTCATTGCCTACAACCTCTTTGCCTACCCCGTTTTGGGCGGCACCGCGCTGTACCTGTTCCGGCAAGTCAAGCACCGGCTCCCGAAGGTGCCCGCGATGCCCGGCCCGGAGCTCGACACGTTCCGCGGCCGGGTGTGCCAACTGTGCTGGCGCGCGGCGGCGCTGGGCGCGATCGGGTGGCTCCCCGGCGGGCTGATCTTCCCGCTCGTCATCGATCTCTTTGCCGGCCCGATTTCGTGGCAAACCTACGCGCACTACGTGATCTCGTTCACCCTCGGGGGGCTCATCGGCGTGGTGTTCAGTTACCTGAGCATCGCCTACGTGGTGCTCCGCGCGCTGCTCCCACAACTGGGGAACCCGGACACGTATACGCCCGCGAAGGCCTGGGACGAGATACGCCCGCTCACGACCCCGTTCGGGGCGATGGTGATGCTAGCGAGCGGCGTCCCCCTGGTAGGCGCGGTGCTGCTGTTGACGCTCGCGGACACCGCGTTCACGTTCGGCTTCCGGGTGCTAGTCGCGGGCCTGATCGGTGCGGGCGTCGCGGGTGTTGGGCTGGCGGAGCGTATCGTCCGCCGGTTGCGCCAACTCGCCGCGGTCTGGCAGAAGGATGTGGAAGTGCGGTGA
- a CDS encoding tubulin-like doman-containing protein, which translates to MSVRPEAQVEPIPGYKLLDRLGAGGFGEVWRCEAPGGIFKAVKIIHGDLRSKDSDLVRYAEQELKSLKRVKQVRHPYLLALDRFDIIEGRLMIVMELADCNLWDRFRACREAGLIGIPRDELLQYMSEIAEVLDLFNDQFQLQHLDIKPQNLFLLYNHVKVADFGQVKDLQGLMAQVTGGITPVYAAPETFDGVITRYCDQYSLACVYQELLTGARPFDGSSMSQLLMQHLNLPPHLDPSPPADRPALARALSKKPDDRWPSVSAFVRNLMGGPPLSGISQPIRFSASEVDTPNLISMPAAPGSVFMSVADDTPPRETYGPIFTPAPPELSGDGPLQPALVLGLGNAGLRVIQRLRFDLTERYGHAGLTPALRTLFIDTDADALDDATRARAADRLAQLGPDEVYAAKLNRAGHYMKPRFNGRSLTEGWFDPQLLYKLPRTPQTLGVRSFGRLAFLDHYRTLMTKVQADLDAAVAPDAILLTEARTGLKRRTNRPRVYLVSSLAGGTGGGMFLDLAYAVRSRLKRMGYDRPEIIGLFVLPPADATLTHPQALGNTFAALTELNHYSRPDTVFTAHFDERSGYVKEQDAPFTRCYLLPGSASGNVPQSGSSISPPPRRTPLSIPNPGSRPRLGSGGVQKPGSRIITPGPQRTPDPSAASAALKPFGDAAERIRLDLFSPIGRGADEARAAEEFTEHPGPVTVSAFGVATFDWPRAEVISRTAASVGRAILRRWAAPDLKRVREVMPGIAASRWTQLGLDPDTILGRLQRAADQSAGGRVDALVESVTEPLVPRGWLNRLPEPTQVNLALDGLNRVLGPPASSLKRPPTALEEGVARAAGDAGAAFALDLRTLAPVLVDDAEFRLAGTEELFRQFLATTDRLIDRYTQLAVELDSKAVTGFECLSRYAHFQKGMWKPTAAELTDALRQYPRARFQALTFRQLVTTYQTVRDVLAGQVADVAVARQRMAAASASVPDEPPEPPASLRRLMPPGCPTIGDAVDRFLKVLTDADLVEIDRRVQSVLEPETGGLFQVCLNSSAGVEGVIAVVFEETRAHLDQRLGEVGLASMFAERFRTPQQAERAIEQAYQEAEPAWTGYGPWAASEVAVLTCPGGSSGEALRELARRAIPIAGLPIADSCDDLTIYREWNAVPLAALPHLGPAAAAAYGAMPETNQCSPHTRLDVTTWLDVDAL; encoded by the coding sequence ATGTCCGTCCGTCCCGAAGCCCAGGTCGAGCCGATACCCGGTTACAAACTCCTCGATCGCCTCGGCGCGGGCGGGTTCGGAGAGGTTTGGCGCTGCGAAGCGCCCGGCGGGATCTTCAAAGCTGTAAAAATCATCCACGGCGACCTGCGGTCCAAAGACAGCGACCTCGTCCGCTACGCCGAACAGGAACTCAAGTCCCTCAAGCGCGTGAAGCAGGTCCGGCACCCGTACCTCCTCGCGCTCGACCGCTTCGACATCATCGAAGGCCGGCTCATGATCGTCATGGAGCTGGCCGACTGCAACCTCTGGGACCGGTTCCGCGCGTGCCGCGAGGCGGGGTTAATCGGCATCCCGCGCGACGAGCTGCTCCAGTACATGTCCGAGATCGCCGAGGTGCTGGACCTGTTCAACGACCAGTTCCAGCTCCAGCACCTGGACATCAAACCGCAGAACCTGTTCCTGCTCTACAACCACGTCAAGGTGGCCGACTTCGGACAGGTCAAAGACCTGCAGGGGCTGATGGCCCAGGTCACCGGCGGCATCACGCCGGTGTACGCGGCCCCCGAAACGTTCGACGGCGTCATTACTCGTTACTGCGACCAGTACAGCCTCGCGTGCGTGTACCAGGAGTTGCTGACCGGGGCGCGCCCGTTCGACGGCAGCAGCATGAGTCAACTGCTCATGCAGCACTTGAACCTGCCACCGCACCTGGACCCGAGCCCGCCCGCGGACCGCCCCGCACTGGCTCGCGCGCTCTCCAAGAAGCCGGACGACCGGTGGCCGAGCGTCTCCGCGTTCGTGCGCAACTTGATGGGCGGACCGCCCCTGAGCGGGATCTCGCAACCGATACGGTTCAGCGCGTCCGAAGTGGACACGCCCAATCTGATTAGCATGCCGGCCGCGCCCGGTTCCGTGTTCATGTCGGTGGCCGACGACACGCCCCCGCGCGAAACCTACGGCCCAATATTCACGCCGGCGCCGCCGGAACTGTCCGGCGACGGCCCGCTCCAACCGGCACTGGTGCTCGGGCTCGGGAACGCCGGGCTGCGCGTCATTCAGCGGTTGCGGTTCGACCTCACCGAGCGCTACGGGCACGCCGGTTTGACGCCGGCGCTCCGCACGCTGTTCATCGACACCGACGCCGACGCCCTCGATGATGCGACCCGGGCGCGCGCCGCGGACCGGCTCGCGCAACTCGGGCCGGACGAGGTGTACGCGGCCAAACTGAACCGCGCCGGGCACTACATGAAGCCGCGGTTCAACGGGCGCAGCCTCACCGAGGGCTGGTTCGACCCGCAACTGCTCTACAAGCTCCCGCGCACGCCCCAAACCCTGGGCGTGCGGTCGTTCGGTCGGCTCGCGTTCCTCGACCACTACCGCACGCTGATGACGAAGGTGCAGGCCGACCTCGACGCGGCCGTGGCGCCCGATGCGATACTCCTCACCGAGGCCCGCACCGGGCTGAAGCGGCGCACGAACCGCCCCCGCGTGTACCTGGTCAGCAGTTTGGCCGGCGGAACCGGCGGCGGGATGTTCCTCGACCTCGCATACGCGGTGCGCAGCCGGCTCAAGCGCATGGGGTACGACCGCCCCGAAATCATCGGGCTCTTCGTCCTGCCGCCCGCGGACGCGACGCTCACGCACCCCCAAGCGCTGGGGAACACGTTCGCCGCGCTCACCGAACTGAACCACTACAGCCGCCCCGACACCGTGTTCACCGCGCACTTTGACGAGCGGAGCGGGTACGTCAAAGAACAGGACGCGCCGTTCACCCGGTGCTACCTGCTGCCGGGATCGGCGTCCGGGAACGTGCCGCAATCCGGGTCCAGTATCAGCCCGCCGCCGCGCCGCACCCCGCTGAGCATCCCGAACCCCGGCTCGCGCCCGCGGCTCGGGTCCGGGGGCGTCCAGAAGCCCGGTTCGCGCATCATCACGCCCGGCCCCCAGCGCACCCCGGACCCGAGCGCCGCGTCCGCCGCGCTCAAGCCGTTCGGCGACGCGGCCGAGCGCATCCGGCTGGATCTCTTCTCTCCGATCGGGCGCGGCGCGGACGAGGCCCGCGCTGCCGAAGAATTCACCGAGCACCCCGGACCGGTTACGGTTTCGGCGTTCGGCGTGGCGACGTTCGATTGGCCCCGCGCCGAAGTGATAAGCCGAACCGCCGCGTCCGTCGGGCGCGCGATCCTGCGGCGCTGGGCGGCCCCCGACCTGAAGCGCGTCCGCGAAGTGATGCCCGGCATCGCCGCGAGCCGGTGGACCCAACTGGGGCTCGACCCCGACACCATTCTCGGCCGGCTCCAGCGCGCCGCGGACCAATCGGCCGGCGGCCGGGTGGACGCACTGGTGGAATCGGTCACCGAGCCGCTCGTCCCGCGCGGGTGGCTCAACCGGCTCCCGGAACCGACCCAAGTCAACCTCGCCCTCGACGGGCTGAACCGCGTGCTCGGTCCGCCGGCGTCTTCCCTGAAGCGCCCGCCGACCGCACTCGAAGAGGGGGTGGCGCGGGCCGCCGGGGACGCGGGCGCCGCGTTCGCCCTGGACCTGCGCACGCTCGCACCGGTGCTCGTGGACGACGCGGAGTTCCGGCTCGCCGGGACCGAAGAGCTGTTCCGCCAGTTCCTCGCCACCACGGACCGCCTCATCGACCGGTACACGCAACTCGCGGTCGAACTCGATTCCAAGGCCGTTACCGGGTTCGAGTGCCTCTCGCGGTACGCGCACTTCCAGAAGGGCATGTGGAAGCCCACGGCCGCGGAACTGACGGACGCGCTGCGCCAGTACCCGCGCGCCCGGTTCCAGGCGCTCACCTTCCGACAACTGGTCACCACTTACCAGACCGTGCGCGACGTGCTCGCGGGCCAGGTCGCCGACGTCGCGGTGGCCCGGCAGCGCATGGCGGCCGCCAGCGCGAGCGTGCCCGACGAGCCGCCCGAACCGCCCGCGTCGCTCCGCCGGCTCATGCCGCCCGGGTGCCCGACCATCGGGGACGCGGTCGACCGGTTCCTGAAGGTGCTCACCGACGCGGACCTGGTCGAGATCGACCGGCGCGTGCAGTCGGTCCTCGAGCCGGAAACGGGCGGGCTGTTCCAGGTCTGTCTGAACTCGTCGGCCGGGGTCGAGGGCGTGATCGCGGTGGTGTTTGAAGAGACCCGCGCGCACCTGGACCAGCGGCTCGGCGAGGTCGGGTTGGCGTCCATGTTCGCGGAGCGGTTCCGCACGCCGCAGCAGGCGGAGCGGGCCATCGAACAGGCGTACCAGGAAGCGGAACCGGCGTGGACCGGGTACGGCCCGTGGGCCGCGTCGGAAGTGGCGGTGCTCACGTGCCCCGGCGGGTCATCCGGCGAAGCGCTGCGCGAACTGGCGCGGCGCGCGATCCCGATCGCCGGGCTCCCGATCGCGGACAGTTGCGACGACCTCACGATCTACCGCGAGTGGAACGCGGTCCCGCTGGCCGCGCTCCCGCACCTCGGCCCGGCCGCGGCCGCGGCTTACGGGGCGATGCCCGAAACGAACCAGTGTTCGCCCCACACCCGCCTCGACGTAACCACCTGGCTGGACGTGGACGCACTGTAA